From Nitrospirota bacterium, the proteins below share one genomic window:
- a CDS encoding DUF2905 domain-containing protein, translating into MQGFDFLGKMLFIFGIVLIVLGLFLMFAGRIPYIGRLPGDIVIQRKNFTFYFPITTGIIISIILSLLFWFLGRK; encoded by the coding sequence TTTTTAGGCAAGATGCTTTTCATTTTCGGTATCGTCCTTATTGTCCTTGGCCTTTTTCTTATGTTCGCAGGGAGGATACCTTATATAGGAAGGCTTCCAGGGGATATCGTTATTCAGAGAAAGAATTTTACATTTTACTTCCCCATTACTACAGGCATAATCATCAGTATTATCCTGTCACTCCTCTTCTGGTTTTTAGGTAGAAAATGA